The following proteins are encoded in a genomic region of Acetobacter oryzoeni:
- a CDS encoding ParB/RepB/Spo0J family partition protein: MATAIPKITLSSSRDIPFNRLVLSQSNVRRVKSGLSIEELARDIERRGLLQSLNVRPVLDDTGAETGTYEVPAGGRRFRALELLVKQKKLAKMAPVPCVVREAGSAILAEDDSLAENVQRVALHPLDQFRAFRDMLEKGMSEEEIAAAFFVAPAVVKQRLRLMTVSDKLLDIYEQDGMKLEQLMAFSISDDHARQEQVWDIVSQSHNREPYVIRRMLTEKTVRASDARARFVGLEAYIAAGGHIMRDLFEADDGGWLQDPGIVDRLVMEKLHAAAEDIRAEGWKWVEAALSFPWGHTRQFAEIDGTEVPLADEETVRLEALRVEQETIEAEYAQADEYPDEVDARLGEIEQAILALEERPLAFDPADMARAGAFVSLASDGMLQVERGFVLPEDMPAEPEETDDADGYDHAGYDGRDHDSTGHGYQEGEGDNIAPDVEPEEEDGIKPLPDRLLTELTAWRTLALRDAFASNPHIALTEMLHTLVRDVYWQTSGADCLEAYVREISLPVHSPDMPGSLLAHALRQRNEGWKHDLPDDEDALWRWIDGLDDASRMALLAHCLSFGVNALYERMPAYGAVSQRSVTERLKRADRLASALSLDLVEAGWQPTVENYLGRVTKARILQAVREARGDEAAERIAHLKKPDMAREAERLLEGSGWLPEALRTVGLTDQVQVETVTAGGDMEAIAAE; the protein is encoded by the coding sequence ATGGCGACCGCTATTCCCAAAATCACCCTGAGTTCCTCCCGTGACATCCCCTTCAACCGGCTGGTGCTATCCCAGTCCAACGTCCGGCGTGTGAAGTCCGGTCTGTCGATCGAGGAACTGGCCCGCGACATCGAGCGCCGCGGGCTGCTGCAGAGTCTGAACGTCCGCCCTGTTCTCGACGACACCGGGGCCGAGACCGGTACCTATGAAGTGCCTGCCGGTGGACGACGCTTCCGTGCCCTCGAACTGCTGGTGAAGCAGAAGAAACTGGCGAAGATGGCCCCGGTACCGTGCGTCGTGCGCGAGGCCGGGTCGGCCATCCTCGCCGAGGACGATTCCCTGGCCGAGAACGTTCAGCGCGTGGCCCTGCATCCGCTGGACCAGTTTCGCGCCTTCCGTGACATGCTGGAGAAAGGCATGTCCGAGGAGGAAATCGCCGCAGCGTTCTTCGTCGCACCGGCCGTGGTCAAACAGCGCCTGCGGCTGATGACCGTGTCCGACAAGCTACTGGATATCTACGAGCAGGACGGCATGAAGCTGGAACAGCTGATGGCCTTTTCCATCAGCGATGACCATGCCCGCCAGGAGCAGGTCTGGGACATCGTGTCCCAGAGCCATAACCGTGAACCCTATGTCATCCGCCGCATGCTGACAGAAAAGACTGTGCGGGCCTCGGACGCCCGTGCCCGCTTCGTCGGGCTGGAGGCCTATATCGCAGCGGGCGGTCATATCATGCGCGACCTGTTCGAGGCCGATGACGGCGGCTGGCTGCAGGATCCGGGTATTGTGGACCGGCTGGTCATGGAAAAATTGCATGCAGCCGCAGAAGATATCCGTGCCGAGGGCTGGAAATGGGTCGAGGCGGCCCTGTCGTTTCCATGGGGGCATACCCGGCAGTTCGCGGAAATTGATGGCACGGAAGTGCCACTGGCCGATGAAGAGACGGTCCGCCTCGAAGCCCTGCGTGTCGAGCAGGAAACCATCGAGGCCGAATACGCCCAGGCCGATGAATATCCCGATGAGGTGGATGCAAGGCTGGGCGAGATCGAGCAGGCCATTCTTGCTCTGGAGGAACGACCTCTGGCGTTCGATCCTGCCGACATGGCGCGGGCCGGAGCCTTCGTCAGCCTTGCCAGCGATGGCATGCTGCAGGTCGAGCGGGGCTTCGTCCTGCCCGAGGACATGCCGGCCGAGCCCGAAGAGACCGATGATGCCGATGGATACGATCATGCTGGGTATGATGGGCGGGACCACGATAGCACAGGCCATGGTTACCAGGAGGGGGAGGGCGACAACATCGCTCCCGACGTCGAGCCCGAGGAAGAAGACGGGATCAAACCACTGCCTGACCGGCTTCTCACCGAACTGACGGCCTGGCGCACGCTGGCCCTGCGGGATGCTTTTGCCAGCAACCCGCACATCGCGCTGACCGAAATGCTGCATACGCTGGTGCGTGATGTTTACTGGCAGACATCGGGTGCGGACTGCCTGGAAGCCTATGTCCGGGAAATTTCTCTGCCGGTCCATTCGCCTGACATGCCGGGCAGTCTGCTGGCCCATGCGCTGCGCCAGCGCAACGAGGGCTGGAAGCATGATCTGCCGGATGACGAGGATGCGCTGTGGCGCTGGATCGACGGGCTGGATGATGCCAGCCGCATGGCGCTGCTGGCCCATTGCCTGTCCTTTGGGGTCAACGCGCTCTACGAGCGCATGCCCGCCTACGGCGCGGTGTCCCAGCGCAGCGTCACCGAGCGTCTCAAGCGTGCAGACCGTCTGGCATCGGCCCTCAGCCTCGATCTGGTCGAGGCGGGCTGGCAGCCCACGGTCGAGAACTATCTCGGCCGGGTGACCAAGGCGCGCATCCTGCAGGCTGTGCGCGAAGCACGCGGTGACGAGGCGGCAGAGCGCATCGCCCACCTGAAGAAGCCCGACATGGCGCGCGAGGCCGAGCGGCTGCTTGAGGGTTCCGGCTGGTTGCCCGAGGCATTGCGGACCGTGGGACTGACAGATCAGGTACAGGTTGAAACAGTAACGGCAGGCGGGGATATGGAAGCCATTGCCGCCGAATAG
- a CDS encoding nucleotidyltransferase domain-containing protein, whose product MYMERRPALRKVEIFGLLERLCERLEPSETQTNRAQSSYEAVGRWLADAEDNRLATSGIYLQGSIALGTTVKPIGQNEYDVDLVCHLPAFGQWLPPALCKQIVGDRLKANQRYNNILQEKPRCWRLNYADEFHLDITPSIPNANCANGGELVPDKALSTWKPSNPKGYRDAFKRRAELVPQMRLLMSYAEDRARADADIEPFPERPRFKGLLCRIVQIAKRHRDSYFLERNMSLAPISVIITTLAAWSYEHCVRTMVFDSELDVLHAVIRHMRTFILSNTIEGRVYWAIWNETTEGENFAERWNAEPAKAAAFFEWHAAIMLDLERLSAAEGLDGLGRTLASSFGQAPAREIIQEMLDSMSTARSARMLAVAPAIGLTTAKVPVARATSVRSNTFYGAS is encoded by the coding sequence ATGTATATGGAACGGCGCCCTGCGCTCAGAAAGGTAGAGATTTTTGGGCTCTTGGAGCGGCTTTGTGAGCGACTGGAGCCAAGTGAAACCCAAACTAATCGTGCCCAATCCAGTTATGAAGCGGTGGGCCGGTGGTTGGCCGATGCTGAAGATAACCGGCTTGCCACCAGCGGTATTTACTTGCAAGGCTCGATTGCGCTAGGAACCACGGTAAAGCCGATTGGCCAAAATGAGTACGATGTTGACTTAGTTTGTCATCTTCCTGCTTTCGGTCAGTGGTTGCCGCCCGCTCTGTGCAAGCAGATAGTAGGTGATCGATTGAAGGCCAATCAGCGTTATAATAATATTCTTCAGGAAAAGCCGCGTTGCTGGCGACTAAATTATGCAGATGAATTTCATCTGGATATAACCCCGTCCATTCCAAACGCGAATTGTGCCAACGGCGGAGAGTTGGTACCTGATAAAGCGCTTTCTACGTGGAAGCCTAGCAATCCCAAAGGATACCGAGACGCATTCAAGCGTCGGGCCGAGCTGGTTCCGCAGATGCGTCTTCTCATGAGCTATGCGGAAGATCGAGCACGCGCGGACGCGGACATTGAACCGTTCCCTGAGCGTCCTCGCTTTAAAGGGCTTTTGTGTCGGATTGTGCAAATTGCAAAGAGACATCGCGATAGTTATTTTCTCGAACGTAATATGTCTCTCGCGCCGATTTCAGTAATTATCACTACACTTGCCGCATGGAGTTACGAACACTGTGTTCGGACGATGGTGTTCGACAGCGAGCTGGATGTTTTGCATGCCGTGATTCGTCATATGCGCACTTTTATCCTATCGAATACGATAGAAGGACGCGTCTATTGGGCTATCTGGAACGAAACAACGGAGGGTGAGAACTTCGCTGAACGTTGGAATGCGGAGCCCGCCAAGGCAGCAGCTTTTTTTGAGTGGCACGCTGCAATAATGCTGGATCTAGAACGGTTGAGTGCTGCTGAGGGGCTCGATGGTTTGGGTAGAACCCTTGCATCATCGTTTGGACAGGCTCCTGCGCGAGAAATTATCCAGGAGATGCTCGATAGCATGTCGACCGCGCGATCCGCCCGTATGCTGGCCGTTGCTCCAGCGATTGGTTTGACAACTGCAAAAGTGCCTGTGGCTCGAGCGACATCGGTCCGCAGTAATACGTTTTATGGGGCGTCATAG
- a CDS encoding LysR family transcriptional regulator, which translates to MDSLGALPIFIQAAETRSFTAAGQQLGLSASAVGKAIARLEGRLGVRLFHRSTRTITLTQEGHLFLARCRRILGEVEAAEQELADTHAAPSGRLRVSLPMVGMLLMPAVNAFIQAYPEIEPDLDFTDRLVDVIGEGFDVVLRTGDAADSRLMTRIVGTFHHRLVASPAYLDRRGIPIKPADLAHHACLRHRYPTTGKLEAWPLRQDRMAGTIEPPATVVASALEPLISMAEAGLGIVSLPDFVLHEHLRTGHLVPVLSDHTEDSGVFRLLWPSSPYLSPKLRVFIEFMTANLFPPK; encoded by the coding sequence ATGGACAGTCTGGGTGCTCTTCCCATTTTCATTCAGGCGGCCGAAACACGCAGCTTCACGGCCGCCGGTCAGCAACTGGGCCTGTCTGCCTCTGCGGTCGGCAAGGCCATTGCCCGTCTTGAAGGGCGTCTCGGCGTCAGGCTGTTTCATCGCAGCACGCGAACGATCACGCTGACCCAGGAAGGTCATCTCTTTCTGGCGCGCTGCCGTCGGATTCTGGGAGAGGTTGAGGCTGCAGAACAGGAACTGGCGGATACACACGCCGCACCATCGGGACGTCTGCGCGTGAGCCTCCCCATGGTCGGCATGCTGTTGATGCCGGCGGTCAACGCCTTTATCCAGGCCTATCCGGAAATCGAGCCCGATCTTGATTTCACCGATCGTCTCGTGGATGTCATCGGCGAAGGCTTCGATGTGGTTCTCCGAACCGGAGATGCCGCGGACTCACGCCTGATGACCCGCATCGTCGGCACGTTCCATCACCGGCTGGTTGCCAGCCCCGCCTATCTGGATCGCCGTGGGATACCCATCAAACCGGCTGATCTGGCGCATCATGCCTGCCTGCGCCACAGATATCCCACCACCGGGAAACTGGAAGCATGGCCCCTGCGGCAGGATCGCATGGCTGGGACTATTGAGCCACCGGCAACCGTCGTTGCCTCGGCGCTGGAGCCGCTGATCAGCATGGCCGAAGCCGGGCTGGGTATCGTCAGCCTGCCGGATTTTGTGCTTCACGAGCATCTCAGGACAGGACACCTCGTTCCTGTGCTGTCCGACCATACCGAAGATTCGGGGGTCTTCCGTCTTCTGTGGCCGTCCAGCCCCTATCTCTCACCGAAGCTCAGGGTGTTTATCGAGTTCATGACGGCGAATCTGTTCCCGCCCAAATGA
- the vapC gene encoding type II toxin-antitoxin system tRNA(fMet)-specific endonuclease VapC, producing MLRYLLDTNLCIRVLRDRPQGLRPRFNSCAEELCISDVVLYELLYGAERSSDPVRTRREVERFAARLAVLPFDSEAAAHTADIRAELERNGRIIGPYDLMIAGHARSRGLIVVTGNLREFQRVEGLRTEDWLTDTA from the coding sequence ATGCTGCGTTATCTGCTGGATACGAACCTCTGTATCCGGGTATTGCGGGATCGACCACAAGGGCTGCGTCCGAGGTTCAACAGCTGTGCGGAGGAACTCTGCATCTCGGACGTGGTTCTGTATGAGCTGCTTTATGGCGCAGAACGCTCGTCCGATCCCGTGCGCACAAGGCGTGAAGTCGAGCGCTTCGCGGCAAGGCTGGCGGTCCTGCCATTCGACAGTGAAGCAGCCGCCCATACGGCAGACATTCGGGCCGAACTTGAACGGAATGGCCGTATCATAGGTCCGTATGATCTCATGATTGCCGGGCATGCCCGGAGCAGAGGGCTGATTGTTGTGACCGGCAATCTGCGGGAATTTCAGCGGGTGGAGGGGCTTCGAACGGAGGACTGGCTGACTGACACGGCCTGA
- a CDS encoding S8 family peptidase produces the protein MSQTNFLIGRGELLTYDIKGPRRKITKAEVYTLQQARTRLVPQFIETSINLDRLPSKACPGDLSVARLALNPSYIARSFYPVAMLRSAGLESVGSRAVKLTPEAWAKKGSPRESTTTELFVVGRRKAFRQLADWAGEVEEGSSEAKDLSHIENFSAFESTDRIVSFEKSQDRFFEVGVHLLPGDNSQFVQRAFAKYATDVGVKLHLDLAFSAGNLWFLPAEGDSESIRHLAEFSFVRVIRSMPKLRGMRPIQRASGVTVPCSLPTEQPLSSEPKVAILDGGLPTNSSITPWINTYRVMDEHAEDDPGGIEHGLAVTSAFLFGPIIPNSTPSRPYSYVDHLRVLDRETDSEDPLELYRTLGFVEEVLLSRYYQFINLSLGPDLPIEDTDVHAWTSVIDDLLSDGDTLMTIAVGNNGAMDRSTGNARVQVPSDCVNALSVGAADNVDKTWGRAAYSAVGPGRSPGVVKPDLMAFGGAAENSKYFHVLASGAKPSLVPQLGTSFASPYLLRNAVGVHAVLGSDLSPLAIKALLVHSADPSEHDKIEVGWGKIPEDLMEVITCPSGVARVVYQGELKPGKYLRAPLPIPTGGLQGKIRLKATFCYASPTDPQDAVTYTRAGLDIVFRPSDKKVKEGKANADTKGFFDMKKYATEEERRSDMGKWETVLHGDKRMLGRSLDSPVFDIHYNARESGHATTSAEKIRYALIITVEAAKHPDLYNDILRSYTKALVPIQPKITLPIRT, from the coding sequence ATGAGTCAGACCAATTTTTTGATAGGACGAGGCGAACTCCTTACTTATGATATTAAAGGTCCTCGACGGAAGATAACGAAAGCTGAAGTTTATACGCTGCAGCAAGCGAGAACACGTTTGGTGCCGCAATTTATCGAAACATCGATAAATCTCGATAGGTTGCCCTCCAAAGCCTGTCCGGGCGATTTGAGTGTGGCCCGTCTCGCCTTGAATCCCAGTTACATCGCGCGTTCTTTTTATCCTGTCGCAATGTTGCGCAGTGCTGGTCTTGAGTCGGTCGGGAGTAGAGCTGTAAAACTGACCCCGGAGGCTTGGGCAAAAAAGGGTTCTCCGCGCGAGTCAACGACCACGGAGCTTTTTGTGGTGGGACGGCGAAAAGCGTTTCGTCAGTTGGCAGATTGGGCTGGAGAAGTTGAAGAAGGGTCCAGTGAAGCCAAAGACCTTTCTCATATTGAGAATTTTTCTGCATTTGAGTCAACAGATCGCATTGTGTCATTCGAAAAATCCCAAGATCGTTTTTTCGAAGTGGGTGTTCATCTGTTACCCGGAGATAACTCTCAATTTGTACAACGCGCATTTGCCAAATATGCGACCGACGTTGGCGTAAAGCTGCACCTCGATCTGGCATTTAGCGCAGGGAATCTATGGTTTCTTCCTGCAGAGGGCGATAGTGAGAGCATCAGGCACCTAGCTGAGTTCTCTTTTGTACGTGTAATTCGTTCCATGCCCAAGTTGCGTGGTATGCGTCCGATACAACGGGCTTCTGGGGTGACTGTGCCGTGTAGCCTGCCCACGGAGCAGCCGCTGTCGTCAGAGCCTAAAGTCGCCATTTTGGATGGTGGTTTGCCGACAAATAGCAGTATCACTCCGTGGATAAATACTTATCGCGTCATGGATGAGCATGCGGAAGATGATCCAGGCGGCATTGAGCATGGGCTTGCAGTCACGTCGGCATTCCTTTTTGGACCGATCATACCCAATAGCACTCCGTCTCGGCCTTATTCTTATGTTGATCATCTCCGCGTTCTGGATCGTGAAACTGATTCAGAAGACCCATTGGAATTATATCGTACGCTGGGGTTTGTGGAAGAAGTTCTTCTGTCTCGATATTATCAGTTCATCAATTTGAGTTTGGGACCGGATCTCCCAATTGAAGATACAGATGTACACGCGTGGACTTCTGTGATTGATGATTTGTTGAGCGATGGCGATACATTGATGACCATAGCCGTTGGAAATAACGGCGCTATGGATCGCTCCACAGGTAACGCACGTGTTCAGGTGCCATCGGATTGCGTGAATGCGTTGTCCGTAGGGGCTGCTGACAACGTTGATAAAACTTGGGGTCGGGCCGCTTACAGCGCCGTTGGACCCGGTCGTAGTCCAGGCGTAGTAAAACCTGATCTTATGGCTTTTGGTGGGGCCGCAGAAAATTCTAAATATTTTCATGTTCTGGCATCGGGAGCCAAGCCGTCCCTAGTGCCTCAATTGGGAACAAGTTTTGCATCACCATATTTATTGCGCAATGCTGTTGGAGTTCATGCGGTTCTTGGGTCGGATTTATCGCCGCTCGCTATTAAAGCGTTGCTTGTTCATAGTGCTGATCCCTCTGAACACGATAAAATTGAAGTCGGTTGGGGTAAAATTCCAGAAGATTTGATGGAAGTTATTACTTGTCCGTCTGGCGTGGCGCGGGTGGTCTATCAAGGCGAATTAAAACCCGGGAAATATTTACGCGCGCCGCTTCCAATACCAACTGGTGGTCTACAAGGTAAAATACGCTTGAAGGCAACATTTTGTTACGCGTCTCCGACGGATCCGCAGGATGCTGTTACCTATACTCGAGCTGGTTTGGATATTGTCTTTCGTCCCAGTGATAAGAAGGTAAAAGAAGGTAAAGCGAACGCCGATACAAAAGGCTTTTTCGATATGAAAAAATACGCAACCGAAGAGGAGCGTCGTTCGGATATGGGGAAATGGGAAACTGTTCTACATGGCGATAAACGTATGCTCGGGCGTAGTCTCGATAGCCCAGTGTTCGACATTCATTACAATGCGCGTGAATCAGGACATGCTACGACAAGCGCTGAGAAAATTCGTTATGCTCTAATTATCACAGTAGAAGCTGCTAAACATCCTGATCTCTATAATGATATTTTGCGCAGTTATACAAAGGCACTTGTGCCAATTCAGCCAAAAATAACCCTGCCAATTCGAACATAG
- a CDS encoding MFS transporter has translation MATAQIAASGYWWLCCRQYGHGRLNQLCPDPAARFLAGVSAGLLWALLAGYASRMVAPALQGRAIAVAMVGTPLALSFGIPLGTLLGTVVGWRYTFGIMTVLTVGLLGWVVAAVPDFPGQGQGRRLTLRHVFLMPDVRTILSVTLLFVLAHNILYTYIAPFLLQAGMGGQVDRVLLVFGLTALVGIWLIGALIDHWLRALVLASIALFVIAGCTLGFAGTSPIAIYIGAGLWGLAFGGAATLFQTASARAAGEGADIAQSMIVTVWNAAIAGGGIIGGLLLDHLGTTVIPWAATVLLLCALMIVVMASGSGFTRMPRNG, from the coding sequence ATGGCGACGGCGCAGATTGCTGCTTCTGGCTATTGGTGGCTTTGCTGTCGTCAATACGGTCACGGCCGTCTCAACCAGCTATGTCCTGACCCCGCCGCCCGTTTTCTGGCAGGGGTATCGGCCGGACTGCTGTGGGCGCTGCTGGCGGGCTATGCCAGCCGGATGGTGGCACCCGCCTTGCAGGGACGGGCCATCGCTGTTGCAATGGTCGGGACACCGCTTGCCCTGTCATTCGGCATTCCTCTCGGTACCCTTCTCGGGACGGTTGTGGGGTGGCGTTACACTTTCGGTATCATGACCGTGCTGACCGTCGGGCTGCTGGGCTGGGTCGTGGCCGCGGTGCCGGACTTTCCCGGCCAAGGTCAGGGACGACGTCTGACGCTCAGGCATGTGTTCCTGATGCCGGATGTGCGGACAATCCTGTCTGTCACGCTACTGTTCGTCCTGGCCCATAATATCCTCTACACATATATCGCGCCTTTCCTGCTGCAGGCCGGCATGGGCGGACAGGTGGATAGGGTGCTGCTGGTATTCGGTCTCACCGCTCTGGTCGGGATCTGGCTGATCGGCGCCCTCATCGATCACTGGCTGCGGGCGCTGGTCCTGGCGAGTATTGCTCTTTTCGTGATCGCAGGCTGCACATTGGGTTTTGCAGGGACCAGTCCGATTGCAATTTACATCGGAGCCGGTCTGTGGGGGCTGGCCTTTGGTGGCGCGGCCACGCTGTTCCAGACGGCGTCCGCGCGTGCAGCAGGCGAGGGGGCCGATATCGCCCAGTCGATGATCGTGACCGTATGGAACGCGGCCATTGCCGGCGGCGGGATCATCGGGGGTCTGCTTCTCGACCATCTTGGCACGACCGTCATTCCGTGGGCAGCAACAGTTTTGCTGCTCTGTGCCCTGATGATCGTCGTGATGGCGTCAGGAAGCGGGTTTACACGCATGCCACGCAATGGCTGA
- a CDS encoding CBASS cGAMP-activated phospholipase: MNMQDDQDKSYRILCLDGGGIRGVFPAAFLARLEEYIEHPIGQYFDLIAGTSTGGIIAVGLGLGLSANEILKLYEERGPAIFDQQHGTIGNWLRQRWRSARHWVGSKYEATELRAALDGILGERRLGESATRLLIPAWHPILERVYIYKTAHHPRLETDFRQLAVDAAMATAAAPTFLPAHNTSDQVELIDGGVWANNPIGAAVVEAVGTLGWPAKRLKVLSIGTIAEVNAPPRWAGKLPMAAHVTRLFMAGQSHSALGAAKILTGDGHGHQAIWRVDQIAPSGRYTLDNAGRIAEMKNRAVVEAREKLPELRRNFFDKPADKFVPYHLL; the protein is encoded by the coding sequence ATGAACATGCAAGATGATCAGGATAAGTCTTATCGTATTCTGTGTTTGGATGGAGGGGGAATCCGAGGAGTATTTCCTGCAGCTTTCCTTGCCCGACTTGAGGAATACATCGAGCATCCGATCGGTCAATACTTCGATTTGATAGCAGGCACGTCGACCGGCGGCATTATAGCTGTTGGTTTAGGCTTAGGACTTTCTGCAAACGAGATTCTGAAACTTTATGAGGAGCGTGGACCGGCAATCTTCGATCAGCAGCACGGCACTATTGGTAATTGGCTCCGTCAGCGCTGGCGAAGCGCGCGGCACTGGGTTGGCAGCAAATATGAGGCGACAGAACTCCGCGCTGCTCTCGACGGCATTCTCGGAGAACGGCGTCTTGGGGAAAGCGCAACTCGATTGCTTATCCCTGCGTGGCACCCGATATTGGAACGCGTTTACATCTACAAGACGGCCCACCATCCGCGGCTGGAGACTGATTTTAGGCAGTTGGCCGTAGATGCAGCGATGGCTACTGCTGCGGCTCCGACATTTCTGCCTGCACATAATACATCTGATCAAGTCGAGCTTATTGACGGTGGTGTCTGGGCCAATAATCCGATTGGCGCAGCGGTGGTCGAGGCGGTCGGAACGCTGGGATGGCCCGCCAAGAGACTGAAAGTGCTTAGTATCGGGACTATCGCAGAAGTTAATGCCCCGCCTCGATGGGCTGGAAAATTGCCGATGGCTGCTCATGTCACTCGGCTGTTCATGGCAGGTCAATCTCATAGTGCGCTCGGCGCTGCAAAAATCCTTACAGGAGATGGCCACGGCCATCAAGCTATTTGGCGTGTAGACCAGATAGCCCCATCAGGTCGTTACACATTAGACAATGCTGGTCGTATTGCTGAAATGAAGAATCGCGCAGTAGTGGAGGCGCGTGAGAAGCTTCCTGAACTTCGACGGAATTTTTTTGATAAACCTGCCGATAAATTTGTGCCATATCATCTGCTATAA
- a CDS encoding AAA family ATPase, producing MKKSGLYEWVTVFMDDSSGLKSDLAQIVRLALAEQTEDVRLFAARLVRKYRGTEPELAAQVDMFLRSKPHRTGAPLRKAVTPSSPEQALPVDDESRLSLLKEFTDLPDQEAPLLSPGLEEMLGQLILERKQAERLVAAGLVPTRSAIFVGQPGLGKTLTARWLASQLGVPLYVLDLTAVMSSLLGRSGNNLRAALDFAKQRPCVLLLDEIDAIAKRRSDDSDVGELKRLVTVILQEVDEWPSTGVLLAATNHPELIDPALWRRFDLVVEFKTPEPVAVKEAIKRFLGPDFALFARWVDILTFAFRGQSFSDIGREIQRFRRAVALGTAPDVDLIEEFIKARALSLDRQGRIDMAVLLAKQTRLSQHSISDITGVSRDTIRKYTTDGPAVVPKKRRREG from the coding sequence ATGAAAAAAAGTGGTTTATATGAATGGGTTACAGTGTTTATGGACGATTCTAGTGGATTGAAGTCTGATTTAGCCCAGATTGTTCGGCTCGCCTTGGCCGAGCAAACGGAGGACGTACGCCTGTTCGCCGCACGGCTAGTTAGAAAATATCGAGGGACTGAACCTGAGTTGGCAGCACAGGTAGATATGTTCCTTCGTTCCAAACCGCATCGCACCGGAGCTCCGTTACGGAAGGCAGTTACACCATCCTCTCCGGAACAGGCTTTGCCAGTGGACGATGAGTCGCGCTTGTCACTGCTTAAAGAGTTTACGGATCTTCCAGATCAGGAAGCGCCACTGCTTTCTCCCGGATTGGAGGAAATGCTTGGACAGTTGATCTTGGAGCGTAAGCAAGCTGAGCGTCTTGTCGCAGCGGGCTTGGTGCCAACACGCTCTGCAATATTTGTTGGCCAACCTGGACTGGGTAAGACACTCACTGCGCGTTGGTTGGCATCTCAGCTAGGTGTACCGCTGTATGTACTCGATCTTACTGCGGTTATGAGTAGTTTGTTGGGGCGTAGCGGTAACAATTTACGCGCAGCTCTTGATTTTGCTAAACAACGCCCTTGTGTGTTGTTGCTTGATGAAATCGATGCAATTGCCAAGCGACGTAGCGATGATTCCGATGTGGGTGAACTCAAGCGTCTTGTGACAGTGATTTTGCAGGAAGTTGATGAGTGGCCTTCTACCGGGGTGTTGTTGGCCGCAACTAATCATCCAGAGCTGATTGATCCTGCGTTATGGCGACGGTTTGACTTGGTTGTCGAATTTAAGACACCTGAGCCCGTAGCGGTCAAAGAAGCTATTAAACGGTTCTTGGGACCTGATTTCGCGTTGTTTGCTCGGTGGGTAGATATTCTGACCTTCGCGTTTCGTGGACAGTCCTTTAGCGATATAGGAAGAGAGATACAGCGCTTTCGGCGAGCAGTAGCATTGGGAACAGCTCCAGATGTCGATTTAATTGAGGAATTCATTAAAGCTCGCGCTCTATCATTGGATCGACAGGGGCGTATCGATATGGCTGTTTTACTCGCTAAACAAACACGCCTGTCTCAGCATAGTATTTCGGATATTACAGGTGTGAGCCGAGATACTATTAGAAAATACACGACTGACGGTCCTGCCGTCGTTCCTAAAAAGCGGAGACGTGAAGGATGA
- the vapB gene encoding type II toxin-antitoxin system VapB family antitoxin encodes MLTRTTLFLSNRSQAVRLPKMVAFGEQVRDVVIVSEGSRRIIAPADAAWDDFFAAPGVDLGERNQPAMQDREAL; translated from the coding sequence ATGCTGACCCGTACGACACTCTTTCTATCCAACCGCTCGCAGGCAGTGCGCCTGCCGAAGATGGTCGCCTTCGGGGAGCAGGTGCGTGACGTCGTCATTGTGTCCGAAGGTTCACGACGCATCATCGCCCCCGCTGACGCAGCGTGGGATGATTTCTTTGCGGCTCCCGGCGTGGATCTGGGGGAGCGGAACCAGCCGGCCATGCAGGACCGTGAGGCGCTCTGA